The Phlebotomus papatasi isolate M1 chromosome 3, Ppap_2.1, whole genome shotgun sequence genomic sequence cgtaacttccatttttggggaagttacgacaaattttcatataaaattttctctaatcagcatttgacgtatcttcttttgctcgtttgcgtagcttgtaatttgcagcaaaaatgtaatatttctcattaaaacgttcacaaactcttccaaatatccaaagacagtgcaaATAATGCAAgattaaatcatttttattcaatttttgtgagaaaaagtaagaaaaatccttgaccatctgtcattaattcaaaacaaaacaagcgacccggcgcataaaatttattcaataaaatttataaaataagcttttagggacagggataaaagtttaattgattaatttagtcaaataaacgCGCTTATTTTCACTAgagtaattgaaatttatataatacatttttgaaaattgtcgtaacttccaagatctccatacattggaagttacgggtttataaacgatggaagttacgataaaatctaaCTGTGTTTTTTCTAACATATATGTCAATATCtcaactttaaaataattttataaagattttctcgagtttattgacagtttattagtgccacttttattattttgactcaaaagtgtcgcattcggggctcatttttaagaaaaataaagctgaactgaaaatatcgtctcctgaaaagttgtcaaaaggaagttacgacaaatgctgatttaactgacgagttgaatctttttgctcTGACAACTTTTATTCCGCGCAAAATTTGTTCTACGgttcaaaagaaatcgcctgcgggTATGTAAATTTTCTCGATATATAAAGCTATAACGCgtgtttttttcggtcccgaaaacatgcgtaatcccgggactgagtgtaaaaggatctgattttcagctatttttttgttaaatctcTAATTCTAATGAGATTTACGATTGTAGATGACTGGTCTAAAagtcttaaccctttaaaacaATCTACTACAAATAGAATATACAGGGGGAGGCTTTTAGGCTTCACACACTTTAGCTtctaacacttcatatttttcccatattcttttaatgaatgtGACCTATTTATGGCAAGGTATTTTAAAACAGGGGGTAACCTGCATTGCAAAATCCTTGTCAATTTTCCGAAAAACGCTTCGAGAAACCAATGAAGGGAtcttccatcgttttcatctcGGAGGTTGGAAttgacgctaagacggcgatagcCGCATGGGGGGGGGTGGTAAAGAAAACAgagatataaaagaaaaaaaaatagagaaaccAATTAAAACTAAAAGTCCTTTCCCAGAAGCAAGTTGGATATTAAAAGGACAGGAAAAAATATCCAAAGTGGGTTATTTTGTAATCAGTATAGTATGCGATATATGCGAATTGGTTGATTGAATTCCTTTAGGACTCCAAATTACACGGAATTTCCACTTCCCTTGTTTTTTTTAGATCGGATGTTTTTTTGTTAGATATCAAAAGTAacctagggtggaataaccggctatcgccatgtttaggaaaaaattaaattcatttaatcataacttttgaatccttgttgcaagataagtcaaatttgacacaaagttacttagatgtattggctctagatacgtgaaaacaataatcctagaacataacgctggactacttaaaaaactgatttttattaataatgcaaaaataaccatttcgtcgccactttttaccacttttcgtcagttttgtaaaatttgtaaccacttctcgccacccacttgaaaagaaccacactcggttattttaggcaatgctatgaaaagaatacattcacgatttctctttccttgtgatcactttattattactatctttaaatgatttttcttcacttttatttgagaaatcaaattacggggcttttgcagaaagtaaacaatgcagatttgacaactgagaatgtacgaagtgaagttagcgtcgcctattgaaaagatatggcgacaggtggtaaaatcaattccagaatattaccacttctcgccatgcctcatttttatacaaaaataatataaaatgaaatattaattgactaaatacaaattttatgtattccacaagtgcaattaaatatttaatagacaaattatttacccaaatatgtatttttggcctgatgaaaatttgacgacatttagtacatttggtaagagatgttggattcgatgcacttgcttaaaatattgctctaaaatgtgatcaaaatcgtgaatccaaaacgaataattattatttttcgattctatgcgtagatgcagaaacaatacaaaaaaattgcgactcatttatttcataaattgcgaaaaatagcgatttcaatgtaagtggcgagaagtggggcactggcgagaactggtgattccaccctaatcgagttaattatttattaaattaggaGCTAAACTTCAGTCTCATTTAACTGTTGTGAAGTACTAAAAATCTTTCCTCGATATTTTTAAGTGTTTGTGTTGATTCATGTTAATATTGATTTGGTCATTTGGCTTCTTGTAAGCCACTGCAACTGCACATATTGACGTTTCAACAaggcaattttaactcaaatcatattgaaaatttaacgaatttagtgttaaaatttttcaaataaaaaaaaaaaaatttagatagaatacaattttcattaaatattgggaGAAAACtccacaattttaattaatttacttgGATTGTCCTTACGCTCAGTGTCTAAAATTagaagctgtccaaaattatgaacaCTTCCCCTAGGTAGGATTTTTTTCGTTTCTGAggttaaaattaaactttttaaattgtttttttgtcacataaattatgaatttttgacGCTAGACTAGAGATCACCTAAAACTTTTTAAGAATTAATTACTTATCGTAAATGGTTCCTAATCTTTTGTTTGTGTGAACACTTTTGTACACcactgttttctttttctttgcgtTCTTTTTGCCAAatcaaatgtatttttttttattattcctcaCACAGGAATAGCTAATAAATCTTCAATTGTACCTAATTAAAAGCTAAACATCACAGAATTTATTCACCCCGAAGTGGAAATGTCTAGGAGAGAAAGAAAGCAAAGAAACTTGTGATAAGAGAATAATGAGAATAACAGATCAAGTGTTTTCTCAGAAAATGCCCTTTTCCCCAGAAAGAGTTGACCAACTTGAACTTGATGGTTTCAAAATTTAGACGGGACTGAAAACTACAGCCCCGATAACAAGTCAGTCCCGATAAAGCCATATCAGGTAAAAAGCTGATCCCCTGAGTTGTTGCAGGAAAACCAGTGGAGGAGCTGATAACGTCTGTGTCAATACAAAtgtgatttttggccatttctCACCATGGAGACCCTGTGTGACTAATCACGGGGAAGTACTTTTCCTCATTGAGGTGACAATAATGCAATTCTCTTGGTTACACAGAGGAGCCCTTTCTGGATTTTGCACAAAGAATCTTCCAAAGGGAAACCATACAAAATATTGCGCAAATTGCCAACATCAATTATTTCCCATATTGCACGATTTTTTGCCCTTCTTACCCTGTTCCACCGTTCAGATCTGCTATCAGTGTCGATCACGGACATTTTTCCAGTCAATTCACTACGGAAAATCACAATTAAATAAAGAATTCACTGAATATTTTggttttctctgtttttttttttcgcaaattgCACTCTTGATTTCCTTTGACAGAACTGAGCGACAGTGTGACGTTAGCTTTGAATTGCGTTGGGTTGTGTTGTGTTGTCATTACAAAGCGAAAAAGAAAAGCCGTGGAAATTGAggaaaaatggtaaaatataattttataatatcgCAAAAAGTGAAATTAGTCTTGTTTCTATAAGAATAGATTGAAGTTCTGTTGAAATTTTGggtaaaataggagaaaatatgTCAAGATCAGAATCTAACCTCAATCTGATGATGCTTTTCCGGGAGTGACTCCACATTTTGCATTGAATCCTTTatttcgttcttttttttttgcagtttcGCAACCAGTACGATAGTGATGTGACTGTGTGGAGTCCTCAGGGACGGCTGCATCAGGTGGAGTATGCCATGGAGGCCGTAAAATTAGGCACTGCAACAGTCGGACTGAAGAATAAGGATCATGCTATTCTCATCGCTCTCAAGCGAGCCTCGTCGGAATTGGCATCGTACCAGAAGAAAATCATTCCAATTGATGACCATCTGGGTATTTCAATTTCTGGGATTACGGCCGATGCGAGGATTCTGAGGTAAGAAACTGTTTTTCGTGTCGAATTCCTGGTTAGTGAACTGACAATGAATTGGGGGCGTTTTCCAGCCGGTATATGCGTCAGGAGTGTCTCAATTACAAGTACTCTTACGATGCCAACTATCCGGCCAATCGGCTGATCATGAACCTGGGGAATAAGATGCAGGTTTGCACTCAGCGCTACGATAGACGTCCTTATGGTGTGGGGCTCCTTGTGGCAGGTTACGATGATTTGGGTCCCCATATCTTCCAAGTTTGCCCCAGTGCTAATTACTTCAATTGCAAGGCAATGTCCATCGGTTCACGCTCCCAGAGCGCCCGCACGTACTTGGGAAAGCATCTCGATGAGTTTCCATCGTGCGATCTCAAGAAGTTGATTGAACATGGTCTCCTGGCACTCAGGGATACCCTTCCCAATGAACTCAATCTGACCGAGAAGAATGTCTCAATTGCCATCGTTGGCAAAGGAAGTCCCTTCAGAATTCTGTCTGAGGAGGAGAATAAGACCTATTTGGCCACGATTAGCCAAACTGGACCATCATCTAGGGATGCTCCAGGTGATTCCGGAGATGTTGGAGGTGCTCCTCCATCAACTGAAGGACCCAGTGACCCTTTAGCCGGAACAGCGATGGAGTAAGTCTGGAGAAAACATCAGTAAAATCCTCATTAGCGCCTCCGGATGTTTCAAGTGGTAAAGGATAGAGGGTGGGAATGTGGATTCTGTCCCAATGGGGCTGGAATTTGCATTCCCACCTGGAAAAAATGAGCATTTTCTggtaatattttgcatatgaattttcaaaataaattttgcgcCGTCGAAAAACAGCTGTTTGTATTCCGGAGAAATGCTGATGAAACACGGATGAAACATGGGAAATTTCCGAAAATGCCAATTGAAATGTCAATCTTCGGGTTTTTTGTTTCAGTTCCGGCAAAGTTCGTGCATTGTTGTCACATTTTCCCGTACGTCAGACTTTGCAGGAAGCTCGCGAATTTTCCGTGAAAAAGACGTGAAAATCAGTGTTTTCTCCGTGGATTTGCATCAGCATTTGTTTTTCATATCTCCAATTTGCCGTCACCAGTGTATTTGTCTGCCGCGGGGCACGGCAAACAGGAGAAAAGGTGTGGTGAAAAGTTGATTGAAGAAGTGTTGTACTGTGTGGTGTAAAAATGGCGTTTTGAATTCTGTGGCTAGAAAATGCGACTGGTGGTCTGAGTGATGGTGAGGTCGAGTGCTTGAGTGGATTGCATAAGAGGTGAGGTGGGAAGGCAGCACCCAAGGCACCTCCGGACACTGAGACACTATGGCGCTGCTGACAATTCAACGGGATCCTCGAGTGTTGGTAAGTGCAAGCATAAGACTCCTTCCTCGAACAgacaattcaagaaaaaaaaaagccaaTTCCGTGTTGCAACTTCCTCTTTGCTCTCTTGCACGATACGCCGATATGCCCATCAATGGTCACCGCGTGTGCAAAAGATGGGTGGGGCGCGGAATAGGGCCCCCAAAAAAGAGCGTCCGGCTAGACCACAAATGGCGTGGAATCTGGTCTGGTGTCAGATCAATCTCTGGCAATTTGCGGAGTTGCTTCGGATCCAATTTTCCACCCACAATCCATCAAAATTCCATGCAAATGAGGGACCCACCATTTAGAGGGGGAAACTCCATCCAGAACAAACTATTCGTCATCTCCTGACGCGCGAGATCACTAACGGTAGTACTTTTTTGCACCTGAATAATTTGACCCATAAGAATGAATCTCACTTGAggtgtcttctttttttttttgggcaccTTTTAATTACTCTGTGGATTTTTGCTGAGTGAGGCATTACTTTATGATCCGCTTAAAATTAGGACAAAGCTCTTTAAATTGCTGCTGATACTTCTTTtttggaggatttttttttttcatagaaataTTTGGATAAAAAATTCCAACCAATAGGAAAAGAAACATATTAGTTTCTATGTTCTTATTGGTCAATATCTCTCAAggaataatttaagataaattttctgaattccaATTTGAATGTAATTTCAGTATTGTAAAATCTCTCtctaaaatttccaccttctgaTAATACATTTCTAAGAAGCATTTTTCACAGCTGATAGAGAGGGTTTTTAGAAGTGTAAATGGAGGCAATCAATTATTGGGTGCAATTAAAGTGACTCAACATTGGTGCGCCTttgaagttaaaaatttaattgagcgcGAGAGAACATGCAGTTTTCTCTTATACCATTTCATTACTTAGTAGCTATTGATAAAGGAGAGTTCTCTTAAAGTCACGACAAAgttattgattaaattttaattgaaatatcagGGATGGAAATAAATTCTTGATTGAAATGCCTAGTGAAATCGGGTCAGCCAGCATTGACTTGCAATTTTTTGTCTGATATTGTTGCATATTGATATCTTTTGTAATGTTACTAAATTTTCTGCAATTAAAAGACTTTAAGAGAAAATAGGGTAGACTGAGATGGAGACAGTTTCACTTTGAATGATATTTATCGTTAACCTATTCGTATCTATTTTGCATATtaaatactctgaaaaaaaaatgtcttgttaaacgaacaaatggattttgttgaaattttgtcaaaaggatgttatttaccaatttgacaaaactttttctggcattttatggcctctacacattgggagaattttttgtcaaaaattgctttttgaaggaaattccctgcagcgttgtagggggaaacgtcaaatttttgtctaaaacgcaatttttgacgaaaattgctcccaatgtgtagacgccttttaTATAGAAAACAcccttttaacaaacttttaacaagatccagttggctgtcgatttgacaaaacttttcaatattCAGTATTGATAAAACATTTATTTCAGAGTAGTTGAAACATAAATTTAAGGATTATGATGTTTCATTTATTGAATTAACAtgaattaacattttaattgttGCTGGAAAAGGATTGTATTTGTCTAATTTTTTAATTACGGGGAAAATTAGATCGACAGAGGCAGAAATACATTTTTCTGCTTTTGCCTTATTTCGCGAAAAATTTGACATtccgtcgattttgataatattttccttcattaacTTTCTTGAGTTAAATTCTATGTTGCAAATTCTACTCTTTGGTAGTTACACTACGCAAAAGAAAGTCATTTGTAATACCATTATCATGTGTACCAGACTACCAGTGACAGTAAAGACGCATCTTTGGTAGCGTCTCATAGAGTCCCGTCAATAGAGTTTTTgcttaatttcatttaaattattccaaaatatATACGTTATCCTCCAGTAATTTctagtatattttctgaattgGTAAATTCAGAACTAGTTTATTTGTATAAAGgtctgaaaatattttgcatgttGTAAATGAGCCTAGGAGCTCTACAACAAGTGATCGTATTTCGTATTTTAGGCTTTCTTGATCTCTAAGCTATGCACGGTCAAACTTATTTCCGGTGTTTATAAACCGATTGTTTTTCATTACAATTGTCTGAAATTCTCAACTCACAGTAAGTTACAGATTCTGGTAGAAGAGTCCTTTCGTAGTGatcttttcaaatttcttttctctaattttttttttcaaatttttactaaattctGGTTTTGAGTTAGGAGTAGTTTCATGGAgctcaaaattttttcaagACCCTATAACCAAAGAAATGTAGCTTTACAGGAGTTTACAGGAgcaataaacattttttctttatttttttcattataagtTAGATAGTAGATAAGggaattgtgccaaatttcggccagcttgcaaattCCGCCACCGCTTTCATTGtttaaatttccatgaatttctaGTTTTccatactctagaaattataatgcaaaaaaaatatcgattcGACAAGTGAAATGAtggaaaaagactttggaaaaattccggaaTGGCAAGGAACTACAAGAATCAAGGTGGACGAAATATTACTCACAGCtatgtcaatattttttattaattttgaaatgtattaagattgatcttagaaaaaaaacaaagacgataaactttctgcaaggttccaagcaacactttttataaagaaatatcggaaaaatttaatttctattaaaaatattacatttcaaacttaagattttATCGCTTAACTATGCTGAAAATTGATACAGTAACCCTGTGAAACTGAAAGTATATTTGAAATAAGAAGTCTGCCCTATAAATTCTAAATAGAGATATGGACTGAATTCATACCGTTTTCTTTGTTTCACTTGGGTATTGCCTGTACGTTATTCATTCTTAGATAAAATAATTGattatcctaaaatattttatatattttataaggTTGTGCAGTGCATGTATGAAACTGCCTTACCTTACTTAACTTGAACTTCAGACGATTGCAGAATAAGAATTAAACTCAATCTTTTTCATCCGGTTCAAAGGACCAGATTTATGTACTAAATTACTTAAAGCATTTACCCTTCTGGTTAATTCTTTCTAAATGCGCCTTTTCTGATTATTTGCTGGACAATTTTTAGAACAACTTTCTTTTCTCTTCAGCTCCTCGCATTCTTAAATTCACTAAAAATAGTGAGTAAGATCTTTTGATTCAATTCTTTTTCATTGCTTATTTTACTGCTAGAACTCACAGATAGAGTAATACATAACGATCCGCTTTTATACTTGTCGCAGTCCTGAACCTTAaccggtaagagatatcaacttacgGTCTTCCGTGTcccccaattaaaaaaaaaacatgtccaGACTAGACGTGTTTTTAGTTTTCCCCTGCTCCTTCCAACtcccaaaaaccatgtttttttgggattgctctcGCGTCGAGAGCAATCGCGAGATTTGCGCGATTGCtcaaacgcgtcgtgcgattgtttttattattggatgttttagagattacccaggtggATATTTGACCATGTGCGACAATacctttgaatcattcctaataacgggttttcaaggtcaaatgttaaaaagacattagagagcgtatttatcaagcgaatggggtcatgtttgggctaattggaaaggtcttggaatttccgacaaaactgaatcg encodes the following:
- the LOC129805526 gene encoding proteasome subunit alpha type-1; the encoded protein is MFRNQYDSDVTVWSPQGRLHQVEYAMEAVKLGTATVGLKNKDHAILIALKRASSELASYQKKIIPIDDHLGISISGITADARILSRYMRQECLNYKYSYDANYPANRLIMNLGNKMQVCTQRYDRRPYGVGLLVAGYDDLGPHIFQVCPSANYFNCKAMSIGSRSQSARTYLGKHLDEFPSCDLKKLIEHGLLALRDTLPNELNLTEKNVSIAIVGKGSPFRILSEEENKTYLATISQTGPSSRDAPGDSGDVGGAPPSTEGPSDPLAGTAME